The nucleotide window TTCCAATTCCCAAAAGCGATCCAGGTCCTTTAGATTTATTATTGTAGTGgcacttataattttttgctttgctgctcgaGTTATATTTCCGGACACAATCCAtccaaatttggttttttgtcccAAGATTCCATtcacggtttttattttctccatcatAATCAGGGGAAATAGATCCACACCTATCACCGTGTCAATTCTGCTTGGCTCGTTGAATCGTGGATCTGCTAGCCTGTAGCCCTTCCACTCTTTGTTGATATCAATATCAAACTTTTTGCTGGGAAGGGCTCTATGGAGTTTTGGTAAAACTAATGCTTCCGTTGATGCTTTGAAGCTGCttggaatttttggtttgatcgTCAGGTGGACactattttttgataattgagtAGTCTGGGAGATACCTTCGACCTCTATAGTACTCCTTAATCTGGGAATCCTTAATATTTGTGCTGC belongs to Drosophila teissieri strain GT53w unplaced genomic scaffold, Prin_Dtei_1.1 Segkk118_quiver_pilon_scaf, whole genome shotgun sequence and includes:
- the LOC122625498 gene encoding uncharacterized protein LOC122625498, which produces MCFRCFGKHNAIDCRKEITCNQCSKGQNSLLHEDTKRSINSNGLKQGQDTLLATAVVLVKNKAGGYNELRALIDGGSQKTLISEEAAQILRIPRLRSTIEVEGISQTTQLSKNSVHLTIKPKIPSSFKASTEALVLPKLHRALPSKKFDIDINKEWKGYRLADPRFNEPSRIDTVIGVDLFPLIMMEKIKTVNGILGQKTKFGWIVSGNITRAAKQKIISATTIINLKDLDRFWELEDEADEMITDNAECERKFQETTVINEEGRFVVSIPFHQ